Proteins encoded within one genomic window of Amycolatopsis nigrescens CSC17Ta-90:
- a CDS encoding M24 family metallopeptidase — MNRIARRMDELGLDAIVATTFENVFYLTGIASVTMEVVPHVGQCYAVLTRDRPAHPRLVSTRCDMDQFLDALPELDEIVGYGSFFREEESAAGLTGELERLRQVTETGPRPATALDGLVHALRSAGVAGGRIAVDEGSVPHGFLDELAGQLPGARIVTGAETLRWVRKVKTEPELRRLAGSAAVTEQGIRAAIALARPGVTELELVREFERTVAGAGGRPKFTLVKFGAAGVAGQTAPRGDVPLRAGDAIWMDVGCVYQGYWSDIARVHSFGEPSDKLAKYHAAVLAGQERAIRDTRPGMSGREVFELTVEAVRESGMPHYRRQNVGHGIGVEIYDHVLLTPTTEELLEEDTVVNIETPYHEFGFGVVQAEDPFVLRGGGNELLTTLPRELAVLPVR, encoded by the coding sequence GTGAACCGCATCGCGCGGCGGATGGACGAGCTCGGGCTGGACGCGATCGTCGCCACCACCTTCGAGAACGTCTTCTACCTGACCGGAATCGCGAGCGTCACGATGGAGGTTGTGCCGCACGTCGGGCAGTGCTATGCGGTGCTCACCCGCGACCGGCCCGCGCACCCGAGGCTGGTCTCCACCCGGTGCGACATGGACCAGTTCCTGGACGCGCTGCCGGAGCTCGACGAGATCGTCGGCTACGGCTCGTTCTTCCGCGAGGAGGAGTCAGCGGCCGGGCTGACCGGCGAGCTGGAGCGGCTGCGCCAGGTCACCGAGACCGGCCCAAGGCCGGCGACCGCGCTCGACGGCCTGGTGCACGCCCTGCGCTCGGCCGGGGTCGCCGGCGGCCGCATCGCGGTCGACGAAGGCTCGGTGCCGCACGGGTTCCTCGACGAGCTCGCCGGGCAGCTGCCCGGCGCGCGGATCGTCACCGGTGCGGAAACGCTGCGCTGGGTGCGCAAGGTCAAGACCGAGCCGGAACTGCGCCGGCTGGCGGGTTCGGCCGCGGTCACCGAGCAGGGCATCCGCGCGGCGATCGCGCTCGCCAGGCCGGGGGTCACCGAGCTCGAACTGGTGCGCGAGTTCGAGCGCACGGTGGCCGGGGCGGGCGGCAGGCCGAAGTTCACCCTGGTCAAGTTCGGCGCCGCGGGCGTGGCCGGGCAGACCGCGCCGCGCGGTGACGTGCCGCTGCGCGCCGGCGACGCGATCTGGATGGACGTCGGCTGCGTCTACCAGGGCTACTGGTCCGACATCGCCAGGGTGCACAGCTTCGGCGAGCCCTCGGACAAGCTCGCCAAGTACCACGCGGCCGTGCTGGCCGGGCAGGAGCGGGCGATCCGCGACACGCGGCCGGGCATGTCGGGCCGGGAGGTGTTCGAACTGACCGTGGAGGCCGTGCGCGAATCGGGTATGCCGCACTACCGGAGGCAGAACGTCGGGCACGGGATCGGCGTGGAGATCTACGACCACGTCCTGCTCACCCCGACCACCGAGGAACTGCTCGAAGAGGACACCGTGGTCAATATCGAGACGCCTTATCATGAGTTCGGCTTCGGTGTGGTCCAAGCAGAAGACCCCTTCGTACTCCGCGGCGGCGGAAACGAACTGCTGACCACGCTGCCGCGCGAGCTCGCGGTCCTGCCCGTGCGCTGA
- a CDS encoding S9 family peptidase, which produces MRPSDVELLTVPGKPALHGELLLVAVSRPDPAENVYSSALHRVRPTGGSSPWTHGERDTDPAISPDGRWVAFLRGTGESKPQLYLMPSDGGEARRLTELPLGAGAPVWAPDSRRIAFAARVPEPGRYGTAAEEGAKPPEPDAEAPRWITRFDYRSDDIGFRRDRPRRLFVLDALAGGEPGELTPLTDTDAEVSDPAWTRDGRNVLVVAPRDWDRVETLHSDLYAVDVDSGAVRLAVRTAGTAEQPVVAADGTIFFLGKEFSGFDLAGRNAGLWSAKWRDGAEPAVARRLTDQESVLCDGAAGRPAPMGDRVLVTVLNRGANELRAVPRDGDRLPLSALEPVAGERASVRGFAVHGEQVAAVIATPDSCGDVVLLGEGDARRLTDFSADLRESGIRPVEELTATAPDGYPVHGWLVLPEGEGPHPVLLAVHGGPFAGYGWGLFDEAQVYASAGYAVVLPNPRGSAGYGESHGRAVVGALGTVDVDDVLALLDAALERPETNRAKVGVMGGSYGGFMTSWLAAQHGERFVAAWSERAVNAWDSFSGSSDIGWTFADNYVGPDPVEQRERSPLSYADKIDIPFCVVHSEHDWRCPIEQAQRMFVALRRAGAPAEMLIFSGEGHELSRSGKPRHRVQRFEAVLQWWARHLD; this is translated from the coding sequence GTGCGTCCTTCTGATGTCGAACTCCTGACCGTGCCCGGAAAGCCCGCCCTCCACGGGGAGCTGCTGCTGGTCGCCGTGTCGCGACCCGACCCGGCCGAGAACGTGTACTCCAGCGCCCTGCACCGGGTGCGCCCGACCGGCGGCAGCTCGCCGTGGACCCATGGCGAGCGGGACACCGACCCGGCGATCTCACCGGACGGCAGGTGGGTCGCTTTTCTGCGCGGTACGGGAGAGAGCAAGCCGCAGCTGTACCTGATGCCTTCCGACGGCGGCGAGGCCAGGCGGCTCACCGAGCTGCCGCTGGGCGCCGGAGCGCCGGTGTGGGCCCCGGACTCCCGGCGGATCGCGTTCGCCGCGCGGGTCCCGGAACCCGGCCGGTACGGCACCGCGGCCGAAGAGGGCGCGAAGCCGCCGGAGCCGGACGCGGAGGCGCCACGCTGGATCACCCGGTTCGACTACCGCTCGGACGACATCGGCTTCCGGCGCGACCGGCCGCGCCGGCTGTTCGTGCTCGATGCGCTGGCCGGCGGCGAACCGGGGGAGCTCACCCCGCTCACCGACACCGATGCCGAGGTCAGCGACCCCGCCTGGACCCGCGACGGGCGAAACGTGCTGGTGGTGGCGCCCCGAGACTGGGACCGGGTGGAGACGCTGCACTCCGACCTCTACGCGGTGGACGTGGACAGCGGGGCCGTCCGGCTGGCGGTGCGCACGGCCGGCACCGCGGAGCAGCCGGTCGTTGCCGCGGACGGCACTATTTTCTTCCTGGGCAAGGAGTTCTCCGGCTTCGACCTGGCGGGGCGCAACGCCGGGCTGTGGTCGGCGAAATGGCGGGACGGCGCGGAGCCCGCGGTGGCAAGGCGGCTGACCGATCAGGAGTCGGTGCTGTGCGACGGCGCGGCCGGCCGTCCCGCGCCGATGGGCGACCGGGTGCTGGTCACCGTGCTGAACCGGGGGGCGAACGAGCTGCGCGCGGTGCCCCGCGACGGTGACCGGCTGCCGCTTTCCGCGCTGGAGCCGGTGGCGGGGGAGCGTGCCTCGGTGCGCGGCTTCGCGGTGCACGGCGAACAGGTGGCCGCGGTGATCGCCACCCCGGATAGCTGCGGCGACGTGGTGCTGCTCGGCGAAGGTGACGCTCGGCGGCTGACGGACTTCTCCGCTGACCTGCGGGAAAGCGGCATCCGTCCGGTCGAGGAGCTGACCGCGACCGCGCCGGACGGCTACCCGGTGCACGGCTGGCTGGTCCTGCCCGAGGGCGAGGGGCCGCATCCGGTGCTGCTGGCCGTGCACGGTGGGCCGTTCGCGGGTTATGGATGGGGCCTCTTCGACGAGGCGCAGGTGTACGCGTCCGCCGGTTACGCGGTGGTGCTGCCCAACCCGCGCGGCTCGGCGGGCTACGGCGAGTCGCACGGCAGGGCCGTGGTCGGCGCGCTGGGCACGGTGGACGTGGACGACGTGCTGGCGCTGCTGGACGCCGCGCTGGAGCGGCCGGAGACCAACCGTGCCAAGGTCGGCGTGATGGGCGGGTCCTACGGCGGCTTCATGACCAGCTGGCTCGCCGCGCAGCACGGCGAACGGTTCGTCGCGGCGTGGAGCGAGCGCGCGGTGAACGCGTGGGACTCGTTCAGCGGCAGCTCGGACATCGGGTGGACCTTCGCGGACAACTACGTGGGGCCGGATCCGGTCGAGCAGCGCGAGCGCAGCCCGCTCAGCTACGCCGACAAGATCGATATCCCGTTCTGCGTGGTGCACTCCGAGCACGACTGGCGCTGCCCGATCGAGCAGGCCCAGCGCATGTTCGTCGCGTTGCGCCGGGCCGGGGCGCCGGCCGAGATGCTGATCTTCTCCGGGGAAGGGCACGAGCTGAGCCGGTCCGGCAAGCCGCGGCACCGGGTGCAGCGGTTCGAGGCGGTGCTCCAGTGGTGGGCCCGGCACCTGGACTGA
- a CDS encoding PLP-dependent cysteine synthase family protein: MICDSVLDTIGRTPVVRLRRVTVPNGSEILVKLEAFNPGGSIKDRAVLSMVTHAERDGRLQPGGTIVESTSGNVGKALALIGAVRGYRVILVVDPKAPASMLKYVSALGAEIVLVDTPDAQGWYQGPRIERVKQLVSVIPDSFWPDQYNNPDNPRAHAEHTGRELLGDVPRFDALVTAVGTGGHISGTSATVKRALPNVVTIGVDAKNSATFGHPFSEWSDGGPSRIRGLGLMWQPGCLDRSVVDRVQLVADHEGIATTRLLATEEGVLVGESAGAAVFGALHHAHENPGSRIVVIAPDDGANYLGETFDDGWLATRGLLEPIENAGLTTVDGLLTAASLPTCPAVALADVVEEQLVQSG; encoded by the coding sequence ATGATTTGCGATAGTGTCCTCGACACGATCGGCCGTACGCCGGTGGTCCGGCTGCGCCGGGTCACCGTGCCGAACGGCTCGGAGATACTGGTCAAGCTCGAGGCGTTCAATCCTGGTGGCAGCATCAAGGACAGGGCGGTGCTCTCCATGGTGACCCACGCCGAACGGGACGGCAGGTTGCAGCCGGGCGGCACCATCGTGGAGTCCACCTCGGGCAACGTGGGCAAGGCGCTCGCGCTGATCGGCGCGGTGCGCGGCTACCGGGTGATCCTGGTGGTCGACCCGAAGGCACCGGCCTCGATGCTGAAGTACGTCTCGGCGCTCGGCGCGGAGATCGTGCTGGTCGACACGCCGGACGCGCAGGGCTGGTACCAGGGCCCGCGGATCGAGCGGGTGAAGCAGCTCGTCTCGGTCATCCCGGACTCGTTCTGGCCGGACCAGTACAACAACCCGGACAATCCGAGGGCGCACGCCGAGCACACCGGGCGCGAGCTGCTCGGCGACGTGCCCAGGTTCGACGCGCTGGTCACCGCGGTCGGCACCGGCGGGCACATCAGCGGCACCTCGGCCACGGTCAAGCGCGCGCTGCCGAACGTGGTGACGATCGGGGTGGACGCGAAGAACTCGGCGACCTTCGGGCACCCGTTCAGCGAGTGGTCCGACGGCGGCCCGAGCCGGATCCGCGGGCTCGGCCTGATGTGGCAGCCGGGCTGCCTCGACCGTTCCGTGGTGGACCGGGTGCAGCTCGTCGCCGACCACGAGGGCATCGCCACCACCAGGCTGCTGGCCACCGAGGAGGGCGTGCTGGTCGGCGAGTCGGCCGGGGCGGCCGTGTTCGGCGCGCTGCACCACGCGCACGAGAACCCGGGCAGCCGGATCGTGGTGATCGCACCGGACGACGGCGCGAACTACCTCGGCGAGACCTTCGACGACGGCTGGCTGGCCACCCGCGGCCTGCTCGAACCGATCGAGAACGCCGGACTGACCACTGTGGACGGACTGCTGACCGCGGCCAGCCTGCCCACCTGCCCGGCGGTGGCGCTGGCGGACGTGGTCGAAGAGCAGCTCGTGCAGAGCGGCTGA
- a CDS encoding RES family NAD+ phosphorylase — MARLPLPPARAVLVNELHPTEDIVAVHPGTRLVRIFTAHGNHPQQWNSFRYTGPLPHGRFDQHRPARGGKPVTDRGNGVLYFGLSVRTSVAEVYQTTSTVDRTTRGPRLVVVRPTRTLRLLDLSGLWPTRVGASQEISSGPKRITQAWARAIRSAFGDLDGLWYRSSMDSGDPALCLWDPPAGSALPVAPDVLLQLDHPGLDVPLGRVCEELNYVLLN, encoded by the coding sequence ATGGCACGGCTCCCCCTGCCGCCCGCGCGCGCTGTCCTGGTCAACGAACTGCACCCCACCGAAGACATCGTCGCGGTGCACCCGGGGACCAGGCTGGTGCGCATTTTCACCGCGCACGGCAACCACCCGCAGCAGTGGAACTCGTTCCGCTACACCGGTCCGCTCCCGCACGGCCGCTTCGACCAGCACCGGCCAGCCCGCGGCGGCAAACCGGTCACCGACCGTGGAAACGGCGTGCTGTACTTCGGCCTGTCCGTTCGCACCAGCGTTGCCGAGGTGTACCAGACGACCTCCACCGTGGACCGGACCACCAGGGGACCGCGGCTGGTCGTGGTCCGGCCGACCCGCACCCTGCGCCTGCTCGACCTGTCCGGGCTGTGGCCGACCAGGGTCGGCGCGTCCCAGGAGATCTCCAGCGGCCCGAAACGGATCACCCAGGCCTGGGCGCGGGCGATCCGCTCCGCCTTCGGCGACCTGGACGGGCTCTGGTACCGCTCGTCGATGGACTCCGGCGACCCCGCGCTGTGCCTCTGGGACCCGCCGGCCGGGTCCGCGCTGCCGGTGGCGCCCGACGTGCTGCTCCAGCTCGACCACCCCGGCCTGGACGTGCCGCTGGGCCGGGTCTGCGAAGAGCTGAACTACGTACTGCTCAACTGA